In Neovison vison isolate M4711 chromosome 11, ASM_NN_V1, whole genome shotgun sequence, one genomic interval encodes:
- the LOC122889838 gene encoding arylamine N-acetyltransferase 1 has product MDIEAYFERIGYRNSRKKLDLETLTDILQHQIRTVPFENLNIHCGEAMELGLEAIFDQIVRRNRGGWCLQVNHLLYWALSTIGFETTMLGGYVYSTPANKYSNAMIHLLLKVTTDGRDYIVDAGFGRSYQIWQPLELISGKDQPQVPCIFQLREDKGIWYLDQIRREQYISNQEFLDSDLLEKNKYRKIYSFTLEPRTIEDFESVNTYLQKSPTSVFTSKSFCSLQTSEGVHCLVGCTLSYRKFNFKDNMDLVEFKILSEEEVEKKLKNIFNISLERKLVPKHGDQFFTI; this is encoded by the coding sequence ATGGACATTGaagcatattttgaaagaattggTTATAGGAATTCTAGGAAGAAACTGGACTTGGAAACATTAACTGACATTCTTCAGCACCAGATCCGAACCGTTCCTTTTGAGAACCTTAACATCCATTGTGGGGAAGCCATGGAATTGGGCTTGGAGGCCATATTTGATCAAATTGTGAGGAGGAACCGTGGTGGGTGGTGTCTCCAGGTCAATCATCTTCTGTATTGGGCTCTGAGCACAATTGGTTTTGAGACCACAATGTTGGGAGGGTATGTTTACAGTACTCCAGCCAACAAATATAGCAATGCTATGATTCACCTTCTGCTGAAGGTGACTACTGATGGCAGGGATTACATAGTGGATGCTGGGTTTGGACGCTCTTACCAGATTTGGCAGCCTCTGGAGTTAATTTCTGGGAAGGATCAGCCTCAGGTGCCTTGCATCTTCCAGTTAAGAGAAGACAAAGGAATCTGGTACTTggaccaaatcagaagagaacagtACATTTCAAATCAAGAATTTCTTGATTCTGATCTTCTGGAAAAGAACAAATACCGAAAAATATACTCCTTTACTCTTGAACCTCGAACAATTGAAGATTTTGAGTCTGTGAATACATACCTTCAGAAATCTCCAACATCTGTGTTTACAAGCAAGTCATTCTGTTCCTTGCAGACCTCTGAAGGGGTTCACTGTTTAGTGGGCTGCACCCTTTCCTAtagaaaattcaattttaaagacAATATGGATTTGGTAGAGTTTAAGATACTGAgtgaggaagaagtagaaaaaaagcttaaaaatatatttaatatttccttGGAGAGAAAGCTTGTGCCTAAACATGGTGATCAATTTTTTACCATTTAG